One stretch of Actinomycetota bacterium DNA includes these proteins:
- a CDS encoding Gfo/Idh/MocA family oxidoreductase, which produces MIKNKNIVLGIIGCGTIGKFHVRNIIQNFRSVRIKSICDTDIENVKNWAVKEGFSDGITFTSDYKDILSDDQINAVVIATQITQHTDILISAANAGKNIFCEKQIGVHPEKVKTAIDIAKKQNLKLQVGFHRRFDINYIKAREMILNNAVGDIHVVKAVSRLPEVLAARYLQKGLFAGHFNEVTSHDFDILRFLTGSEVVELFAIGKVLIEQKFAEIEDYDTILVSLKFGNDSVGAVDGSMQASYGFDQRVEIFGSKGCIFIDNMVPTQILFYSNNGGRIDKLTDAAWSSKNKSYSLFYMDRYHDAFVKEFEEFFKAIVEDKEPVCSGIDGLKNILICNAAKKSADLNKPVKIDYSICS; this is translated from the coding sequence ATGATTAAAAATAAAAATATCGTCTTGGGTATTATCGGCTGCGGGACTATTGGAAAATTTCATGTTAGAAATATAATACAAAATTTCAGGAGCGTCAGAATAAAAAGTATTTGTGACACTGACATTGAAAACGTGAAAAACTGGGCTGTAAAGGAAGGTTTTTCCGATGGAATAACTTTTACTTCCGATTATAAAGATATATTAAGTGATGACCAGATAAACGCAGTCGTTATTGCCACTCAGATAACACAGCATACAGATATTCTGATAAGCGCCGCAAATGCAGGTAAAAATATTTTTTGCGAAAAACAGATAGGGGTACATCCGGAAAAAGTAAAGACAGCCATAGATATTGCTAAAAAGCAGAATTTAAAATTACAGGTCGGATTTCACAGGAGATTTGATATTAACTACATTAAAGCAAGGGAAATGATATTAAACAATGCTGTAGGAGATATACATGTTGTTAAGGCTGTCTCAAGACTACCCGAAGTCCTTGCAGCCAGGTATCTGCAAAAAGGCCTGTTTGCAGGACATTTTAATGAAGTGACAAGCCATGACTTTGATATTTTAAGATTCCTGACCGGTTCAGAAGTAGTGGAATTGTTTGCCATTGGAAAAGTACTGATAGAGCAAAAATTTGCTGAAATTGAGGATTATGACACAATACTAGTGAGTTTGAAATTTGGCAATGATTCGGTCGGAGCAGTTGATGGCAGCATGCAGGCCTCATATGGTTTTGACCAGAGAGTCGAAATATTTGGTTCAAAGGGATGTATCTTTATAGATAATATGGTTCCAACACAAATACTTTTTTACAGTAACAATGGAGGCCGGATAGATAAATTGACTGATGCAGCATGGTCCAGTAAAAATAAGAGCTACTCTCTTTTCTATATGGATAGATACCATGATGCGTTTGTAAAGGAGTTTGAAGAGTTTTTCAAGGCAATAGTTGAAGACAAGGAACCTGTATGCAGCGGTATTGATGGATTGAAAAATATCCTTATCTGTAATGCTGCAAAGAAGTCAGCTGACCTCAATAAGCCGGTTAAAATTGATTATAGTATCTGTAGCTAA